A segment of the Candidatus Protochlamydia naegleriophila genome:
TTGTTGTGAGTAATCATGGCTTGAATGAAATCACGGAAGAGTGGATGTGGATCTGTAGGTTTGGACTTAAATTCTGGGTGGAATTGAACTCCAACCATCCAAGGATGATCGCTAATTTCTGCAATTTCACAAAGGGCTTCCCCTTTGAGCGTTCCTGCGATGATAAAACCGGCTTTTTCCATTGCTTCTTTATAGTTATTATTGAACTCATAGCGATGGCGATGCCTTTCGCTGATTTGAGGCTGTTTATAAGCTTTATGGGCCTTTGAGTGCGGCTTCAAGTCGCAAATGTAGGCTCCCAGGCGCATAGTACCGCCAAGATCTTGAACACCCCTTTGTTCGCTTAGCAAAGAAATGACCGGGTGTTTGGTGTCAGGATCGAATTCGGTCGAGTTTGCGTCTTCCAGTCCAACAGCATGCCTTGCAAATTCAACCGCCATAACTTGCATGCCGAGGCAAATTCCAAAATAAGGAATCTTCTTTTCGCGGCAGTGCTTAGCTGTGTGAATTTTACCGAGCCATCCTCTTTCTCCAAATCCGCCAGGAACGAGATAGCCGTCGCATCCCTCAATGGCTTTTGCTAATTGGGCAGGTTCTGTCGGAAGCTTATCTGCTTCAAAGCGCTTGATATGCAGCTTGTAACCGGCTGCCAATGCACCATGAACCAAAGATTCAAATACTGATTTATAAGCATCTTGGTGTTGGACGTATTTTCCAACGATTCCAACCGTGATAGAACCTTTTGGATTCTTAATCGTTTCAATGATTGTTTCCCACTCGGTTAAATCGACGGGAGGGTTTGGGAGGTGGAGGAGTTCGCAAATAAGAGTGTCAATGCCTTGTTTGTGCAAGTCTAAAGGAACTTCATAAATGCTGTGCTTGACGTCGATTTCTTCGATAACCGCTTTTTTGTTGACGTTGCAGAATAGGCTGATTTTTTCTTTAACTTCATCAGACAGATTCACTTCACAGCGGCAAACGAGGATGTCAGGGAAAATGCCAATGCCCCTTAAAACCTGTACAGAGTGCTGGGAAGGTTTTGTTTTTACTTCGCCGGCGGCCTGCAAGTAGGGAACATAGGTTAAGTGGATATTGAGGCAGTCAGAGCGATGATCATAAGTAAATTGGCGAATAGCCTCTAAGAAAGGCAGTGATTCGATGTCACCTGCTGTGCCGCCTATTTCAACCAAAACAACATCTGTTTTTTCTTGCTGTTTGCCGCAATTGATGATTCTCTGCTTAATCTCATCTGTGATGTGAGGAATGACTTGGACTGTTTTTCCCAAGTAATCACCATGGCGTTCACGACGAATAACGGTGTTGTAGATCTGCCCTGAAGTTGCATTAGAAGCACGCGATAGGCTGGAGTTGGTGTAGCGGTAATAGTGACCTAAATCCAAGTCAGTTTCGGCTCCGTCATCAGTCACATAGACTTCTCCGTGTTGGAAAGGACTCATTGTGCCCGGATCAACGTTTAGGTAAGGATCGAGCTTAAGCATGGCTACTTTTAAGCCTTTCTTCTCAAGCAATAATCCAATCGCAGCAGAGGTGAGACCTTTGCCCAAAGAGGAACAAACGCCACCTGTTATAAAAATGTATTTTGTTTGCATAACCATTGCTCAATTTTATGGATATCTTCGGGAGTGTCAACGCCAATACTGACATGGTCGACTACAGCCACTTTAATGCGATATCCGTGTTCCAATACTTTTAATTGTTCTAAGTCTTCCTCTAGTTGCAGAGGCGTGGGAGATAATTGTTGATACTCCAATATGAAAGCTGGACGGTAGGCATACAACCCCAAATGACGGAAATAGGACGTTTGTGGTTCAAAGCACTGCCTTTTATTGGAGGGAATCAAGGTGCGGCTAAAATAGAGGGCATTTCCTTTTTGATCCATGACGCACTTGACGATGGATGGATTGAACGCATCCTCTTCTGATAATAGTGGGGTCACAACAGTCGACATGTGGCCATTAGAATCGTTTAGTAAAGCATCTGCGGCCAAATTGATGGCTTGAGGCTCTAAACAGGGTTCATCCCCTTGTATATTGACAATGACAGCGGCTTGCATCCATTCAGGATGGAGGCGAAGAACTTCTGCTAAACGATCTGTTCCGGTTGGACAGTCGGGCGATGTCATAACGACTTGGCCATTAAACGACTTCACATGGTCGAAAATGCGTTGATCATCCGTTGCGACAATGACTTCACTTAAAGAAGCCGCACGCTTGGCATTTTCATAAGTTCTTTGGAGGAGGGTTTTACCGAGAATGGGAAAGAGGGGTTTTCCTGGAAAGCGCGTACTGCCATAACGAGCGGGAATAATCCCAATAATTTCTTCGGTCATCTTCCACTTTATCTTAAAAATAAATCAATAACGGGACAATGGTAGCTTAACACTTATTAAATAACAAGGAAATCATCAAGGGTTAAAATTAATTGTTTAATTTCTGGATGAGAGCCAAAACTAACTCTAGAGATCTTAAGAGACTCGGTTAGATTTTATTGGGGGCTTTTTTTACTCTAACATTAGAGCTGTTTAAAAATACACTATCCGTCGCACCTTTTGCCTAAAAAATGAATTTTGAAGGGAAATCCCTCTAAGTTGCTTAATAATACGGGGATAGTTATTCTAGTCTCTTGTGAAGAGAGCATGTTGTCTGCAAGGCTTTGTTCGAAAAAATTAGCATGCAGCACAGTTTGCACAGTATAAAAAATTCATGGAGAATAGGAGAAGCAGTGATTCTATTGTGCCTATTTTCCATAAGACCTAAGAGACTTTCATGCCATCCGAACATTTCGACGGGAAATATTATTTTAACCAAGATGTGATCTTACGTCCGCTTTGGCAAGTATTTTATTGGATGCTGACAAGAAAGCGCACCAAATGGCCAACATCTGTTCCTGTACAGCAATGTCAGGTGGAAAAAGCTCGCCTAGAGTCGAATGGCATTGTTGTGACATTTATTACACATTCAACCCTATTGATTCAGATGGGAAAGTGGAATATTTTAACGGATCCCATCTGGTCTGAAAGAGCGGGGCCCTTTAACTGGTTAGGGCCTAAACGCGTGGCGGCACCAGGAGTTAAGTTTGAGGATCTCCCTCCGATCGATATCGTGTTGGTTAGCCATAATCACTATGACCATATGGACTTGCCCACTCTTCGGCTTTTGGAAAAGCACCATAAACCTCTTTTTTACGTCCCCATGGGAAATAAAAGTTTTTTGGAAAGGGAGGGGCTTGCCCAGGTTAGGGAACTCGATTGGTGGGAAGAAATAGCCTTTTCTGAGCATGAAACTCTCATTTTCGTACCTGCACAGCACTTTTCCTCAAGGAGTTTGGGGGACCGCAATCGCACCCTTTGGGGAGGATTTGTTCTTAAAGGAATCGATCAGGTCATTTATTTTGCGGGCGATAGCGGATATGGAAAGCATTTCAAGGAAATTGCAACGAGATGTGGAAATCCAACGCTTGCTTGCTTGCCTATTGGAGCTTATAAACCGCGCTGGTTAATGCAATCTATCCACCTCTCTCCACAAGAAGCTGTTCAAGCCCACCTCGACTTAAATGCCAAGCAAAGTTTAGCCATTCATTTTGGAACTTTTCCTTTAGCTGATGAGGGGATTGACGAGCCGGTGAAAAGCTTGCATATAGCCATGCATGCCCATCAATTGCCGATTGATCAATTTTGGACCTTAAAACCGGGCGAATCAAAAAAAGTTAATTAACCTAGAGCCATGAGTTAATCTGTGAATCGTTTACTGATCATTGTTTATGAAATTTGTTTATGGATCCTTGCCCTTATTGCCATACCAAGGATGCTCTACTATTTTTTTGTGCACAAAAAGTACCATCAAAGCTTGTTGCTGCGCTTAGGGTTTAATTATCCTAATATCGAGAAGAATGAACAGCCATTAATTTGGATTCATGCCGTTTCGGTTGGCGAAACTAAGGCTATAGTGTCTTTGGCGCGCGAGTTGAAATTGAGTTATCCAACCTCTCGCCTTGTCGTCTCCTCTGTTACAGAAACTGGGCAGGCTGAGGCGAAAAGAAGCCTGCCTTTCGCCGATTTCCACGTCTTTCTCCCTTTTGACTTTTATTGGCTTGTGCGAAGAATTATCCGTAAGGCTTCCCCGCAATTGGTTATCCTTTGTGAATCAGACTTTTGGTTTAACTTTTTGCGCTGTGCTAAAAAGCAAGGCGCTTCTCTTGCTTTGGTAAATGGAAAAATGTCGAGCGAGTCTGAAGCTCGTTTTTGCAAAATCCCTTTTTTTTCTCGTATGCTCTTCAATTTATTCGATATTCTATGCGTTCAAAATGAATTGTATAGAAAGAGATTTTTACAAGTTGGCGCAGCAACGGAAAAGTTAAAGGTGACAGGCAATCTTAAATTAGATGATGAATATCCAAGACTTTCAGATGCAGAGGTTAGAGAGTGGAGAGAAAAACTGGGAATCAGTCCAAACCAAGTCGTTTTAACAGTAGGCTCCTCTCATTATCCTGAGGAACAACTCATTCTTGATCTGGCTAAAGACATTTGGAATCGATTTCCACAGCTCAAGGTGATCCTCGTTCCTCGCCATCCAGAGCGATTCAAAGAGGTTGCGACGCTCCTTGAAAATGAGCCGCTAGAATGGATTAGTTTCACCGATATCAATCGAAGAACTGGAAAAGAACAAATCATTTTAATCGATGCAATGGGGATGCTGCGCATGTGCTATCAACTGTCTGACATCGCTTTAGTGGCTGGAAGTTTTACAACAAAAGTTGGAGGGCACAATATTTTAGAGCCGTGCTGGTATGGCAAGCCCGTCTTGTTCGGTCCTTCTATGTATTCGCAGCTCGAATTGGTGGATCTTATCCAGCAGGCTCAGGCAGGCATGCAAGTCACTCAGGAGCAGCTTGGAAAAACTTTAGAAGAGTGGCTGATGAGTGATTCTCTTCGCCATGAAATTGGGCACAATGGTCTGAGACTGATTCAAAACTTAAAAGGATCAACTAAGCGCACGTTAAATGCAATCGAACCAATTTTGTGCAAAATTAAATAGTTCTTCCCAGGTACTTGTGGGAGTAAAAATGAAACTATTTTGAAAAAATAAAACAAAAGGGGTTGTCATAAATTATACGCTTTGCTATAGTCAATGTTTCTTCAGCAAACTTAACCCAGTTTGCTTGTGACGCGGGGTGGAGCAGGGGTTAGCTCGTTGGGCTCATAACCCAAAGGCCGGAGGTTCGAATCCTTCCCCCGCTATTTTCTCTTGTTTGGCGGTATAGCTCAGTTGGTAGAGCAACGGAATCATAATCCGTGTGTCGTCGGTTCAAGTCCGGCTGCCGCTACATCGTTTATATCCTCCTTCATTTACTTGTCTTTTCTATACTGATCCCTTCATCTCTTTATATAGTTCCCTGATAAGACGCTTCTGCAATAATTGTTCGAATGTTGAAAGACATTATGGATTCTTTTTGGTTGGTTTGAGCGAGTTTCTCTGCAACATCCCTACCTCAAAAATGATAAACAGCAGGCGTTATTTTCCATCGTCATGGACTGGCGGATAGCTATCAGATAAATATTATTCCTTCTGAGGCATTTCCGGCACTGTCCATCAAAAAAGGTTTGTGCATCAGTTCCAAAGCCCATACAGACTCCCATTTCCTCGCCAAGTGATTGCCCTTGCATTACAACATTTTTTCAATGGTATTTTTTAACCATTTCCTCTTTTAGTTGATCTGGCATAGCAAAAATAGACATTTAGATGTAATAAAAGAACTTTCAAAACTCTATGGAGAGTCCTAAAATTCTGGCTCTAGCTTTAGGTTGTAGCTCTAAGGGGTTTCCTTTTCTTTGACGTGTCTCAGATAATGATTGCCGTTCTTACGAGCTCCATTTCATCTTTTGCGTTTTCCTTTGTTTATGGGCTTTAAAATGGGTCGACCAAGCGGCCGCAAACAAATCAATTAAATGCTTCATCATCTTGCAAGCATACATGTCGTTAGGGGATGAAAGGTGAGCTGATCTTAAAGCCTACCTTGAGCCTTGTTAAACTTACTTAAGACTCAATGCAAGTTTGAGAATGAGTATGCCATCGGCTAGTTTCTAGCGGTAATGTCAGCTCTAAAAAACTTTTCACAATGCTAATGGGTACTATGATACCGTAGCTACTACTAGATCTATTTACCACCCAAAGGTCCAGGTATTAGCGTCAGGCTTGGAGAAAGAATTGAAGTGATTTCAGGATGTTATGAGAATCAGGAAGATATAGATGAGAATCAATAGCATTTCACCGTGCGCTCTTTCATTATAGCTTAAAGGCTAATGATGCATTTCAGGCGGAAATTTTCGAGTGTTATTGTAAGAAGATAAAGATGTAAAAGATGGCACTGACAAGCTATTTGCAAGGCTATGATGTGTAATCCATTTCTCTTGAGAGCGTTCTTTGAGGCTTATAAATCGCTAAGAAAGTACGACATGGCCGCTAAATGCCTGTAAATTAGCAATTCCATTCCATATATGGCTATAAATGCTTATAGCTTAATATTCCTTTTTCTTGTTTACACTTATTCCTGAAGTGTTTTATATAACGCACTAGATGGGATTTTCAAATTTGTTTTGCTATAATTTATTTGACAATATCTCATTTTTATGTGAAAAAATTTCTTTACACATATCAGCTATGAGGGCATTGAACGTGCATGAGCTGAAGATCGGACCAATTCAAGAGAGACCTGAAGAAGGAAAGAGTCTAAAAAATGAATGAACATAATGTTAATTTATTTTGTAAGAGGTCTTCGGATCTATTTCCTATTTTAGGTAATTCTAAAACATTCAAAAGACACGATAGTAATGCATTTTTTTTCTAACATTCGATGAAATGATTAAAAGCAACATGTAGAAATTGAATAGATAGTTGCTTCTAAAAGAATTGACGAATGTAAAACAGGCGTCAATTCTTTTATTAATTGTTAATCAATCAAGTTGGCGTATGCCAAAAATCATCTGCAAATACTACTAGGTGGATGATAATTAAATTAATGAACAAACCAAAGCTTATACGATTACTCAAAAAAAGAAAAACGTAAGAAGCAAATAAGGGAGTAATAGCATGCAACCACTACTAACCCAACCCCTACATGTGCAAACAGATTTGGTAGATGGGTACGATTCAAACAATACAGTAATTACCCCTGTAGAGCCAACAGGGGTAATGCATACAGCACATGTTATAATCACGCCTACACAGACACCTCCGTCGCCAATAGATAACCGCGTTTGGACCCTTAAATCGGGTCCTAAAATCTATACAGTTGAGCAAATTCAGCAACGCGCAGCGAGGACAGCCAATTTTCAGCAGAAGTATGAAGCATTTTTAAAAACCATGCGAACGATATCTGATGAGCTGGGACAATCGACTCCAAGTGTCATTTTAAAAGCAATGAGTGAGAAGGATAAGCTTCAAAAAAAGGCTCAGGGCGAAGAAAATCCTGAAATTGACTTGTCAAGTTTGGGAGGGTTGGAGAGGACTCTTTTGAGTATCGACAAGAATAGAATTGATTTTGATAAGAGCAATGGAGTTGTCAGATTTATCGAGGAACTCACGAATGTAAGTATTGAACATTTAACTTCGCTAGCCAGTCAGTTAACAATCATGTGGGAAGGCAAGCCTAGCTACAACCTTGTTTTATTTTCAATGGGACCTTACTACCAGTTTGGTATCAAATACAGGCTGGATGAGTTGTACAGGTTGGAAGATTTGATAGAAACTAACTCTAAACTAGCCTCTACATCTAAAGGAACTGAGCAACCTAGCCGGACAGAGTTTGAGCCCTTGATCGACAAGCTTGCCACTTTAGTGAAGATGAAAGAGGAGTTAACCTGTTTAAGGTATGCGTTAGATAATAAATTTATTACCAAAGATTTTCTGGTAGTAGCCTACAAAGAGCGAATCAAAGCCAAGTATTTCGAAACATTTAGATGTATCGAAAAAGAACTCGATTCAAGTCAGGTTTTGGCTGCTGCCAATGAATCGAAATCTACAGAAAAAAAGCTTGTGGCTGAACGGATTATTCATAGGGTAAAAGAAGTGAGAAACCTATTTGCCGGTTTAACTTTAGATTCTACAGAGAGTTCAAGCAAAGCATTAAGTGAAATGGAAGTTGGCTATACATTTAAACAAGACTGGGAAATGCATTTAAATCTGTTGTGCAAAATTGTTGAACTTAAAGAACGCCTCTGGGCTAGATCAACCTTAAAATTACCTAAAGATGCACAAGATCAAGAACAGTTCTCGAAAGTGGTAGAAGAGGCAACAACAGCGGGGGGCAATTTACAAGCTTTGCAAAAAGAGATCACGCAATTAATTAACGAGGAGAAAAATAGTTTTAAAGCAATCAAAGATCCACATATAGAGATTCAAACTATCTGGGACAAGATTTTCAAACTAGAACGGGATTCGAAGGCCCCAGAGCAACCTGGAAAAAAAACTTGGTTCGGCTATTTTTAGCCTGTGAACCAATTAAAAAAGCGATTTTTTTAATATAATCGATGAGGTAATCATGAGTATTTATTTAAGTGGGATTAGAGATCAATTACGTTACACTATTACAACAACCGGCTCGGTTGGAAAAGCGTGGTTCAACAGAATTGTCACCCTGATTCAACCAGCCCAAACATTTATCCGTTATAATCTGAGACAAACAGGTATTTTGGCAGCAAGTAATTTGGCAATGTGGGTGATATCAGAAAAAATCGTTTCTCGAATAGATATTCTTTTACCTCATCAAGCAGGTAGAGATTCTTTTAAAAAAAACCTAGCGAGTCGTGCGATTCAAGTGCTAGTCACAGGTGGTTTAACAACGGGGCTTAACGTGGCATTAAATAGAGCCCTGCAACTAAAGTTCGATTCTTACATTTTAGCTGTCATCACAACGGTTAGTGTCGTGAGCTCGATTTTATGGCAGGAATTCAAGGGGCGCCCTAAACAACAACTTCTTCCACCTGTTGAAAATCCAGTTTCTAGAACTAACGTGAATGCTGATACTGTCTATATGACTACAGGGGATTCGCCTACATCTTATTCGCGATCGACACCCCGCATGCAACCAACACCGCGGGAGATGCCGCGCAGGCTGAGTACTAGTGGAAATGGAGAGAAGACTGTACGGATTAAACCGGACATTCCTCTTTTAAACTTTGAGGGAATTAACGAGGTAGAGGCTGAAATAAAATCTTCCAAGGCTCAATCTCGCCGTCCATTAACAGGAGGGAGAGAGGCTACGCCTCACCCGAAAGATGCAACTTCGACACTTGAGGTAAAGACTCAGGAATCAGTCGAAGAAGGGACTTCTTCTTTACCGGTGAGCGAAGTCATTCATCCAACCCCAGCTTTATCTAAAGAAATCACACCAAGAGAGCAAATTCCACAGAAGCTTTCACCAAAAGCAGAGCATTCAATCACGGCAGAACAATCAGTAGAAGCGCCTCCTTTATCTACGCAACCTAAAGAAGATAACTTCCATATAAGCCCGCCTACTACGCCAAAAGCCTCCCACCAATCTCCCAGTATAATAAGAGAGGAGACCCAGGCTGCAGTGGAAAATGATAGTGATTCAGGAATCGCATGCCTTTTCTCTTCTATGCATGAAACGTTAGATATTAATGAACCAGTGAATCCGCAGGTGGCTTCACAGCAAGCTACACCTCGTGGAACGACACCGCGGGAAGCTAATTCTCTAGTCTCCTCTTCGAATCAAACAACGCCGAGAGAGGATGAATTCCATTACAGTTCGGATGAGGATGAGGATGACCAGATATTGAAGCTTGGGACATCGATTGATTCTACAACGCATTATATGGGGACAGAGACAGGCTCTAATTTCACTACAGACTTTGACAGTGACGATGAGGTCTCAGCTTTAGAAGAGATCTTTGTTTCCTCTAATGTTGTGTCAGCAACAGCATTGCCTGTCGAACCAGTAGCGGTGTCGCCTGTCAAGCCTGTGGCTGCGCCTGT
Coding sequences within it:
- a CDS encoding CTP synthase: MQTKYIFITGGVCSSLGKGLTSAAIGLLLEKKGLKVAMLKLDPYLNVDPGTMSPFQHGEVYVTDDGAETDLDLGHYYRYTNSSLSRASNATSGQIYNTVIRRERHGDYLGKTVQVIPHITDEIKQRIINCGKQQEKTDVVLVEIGGTAGDIESLPFLEAIRQFTYDHRSDCLNIHLTYVPYLQAAGEVKTKPSQHSVQVLRGIGIFPDILVCRCEVNLSDEVKEKISLFCNVNKKAVIEEIDVKHSIYEVPLDLHKQGIDTLICELLHLPNPPVDLTEWETIIETIKNPKGSITVGIVGKYVQHQDAYKSVFESLVHGALAAGYKLHIKRFEADKLPTEPAQLAKAIEGCDGYLVPGGFGERGWLGKIHTAKHCREKKIPYFGICLGMQVMAVEFARHAVGLEDANSTEFDPDTKHPVISLLSEQRGVQDLGGTMRLGAYICDLKPHSKAHKAYKQPQISERHRHRYEFNNNYKEAMEKAGFIIAGTLKGEALCEIAEISDHPWMVGVQFHPEFKSKPTDPHPLFRDFIQAMITHNKSLHANE
- the kdsB gene encoding 3-deoxy-manno-octulosonate cytidylyltransferase, which codes for MTEEIIGIIPARYGSTRFPGKPLFPILGKTLLQRTYENAKRAASLSEVIVATDDQRIFDHVKSFNGQVVMTSPDCPTGTDRLAEVLRLHPEWMQAAVIVNIQGDEPCLEPQAINLAADALLNDSNGHMSTVVTPLLSEEDAFNPSIVKCVMDQKGNALYFSRTLIPSNKRQCFEPQTSYFRHLGLYAYRPAFILEYQQLSPTPLQLEEDLEQLKVLEHGYRIKVAVVDHVSIGVDTPEDIHKIEQWLCKQNTFL
- a CDS encoding MBL fold metallo-hydrolase, yielding MPSEHFDGKYYFNQDVILRPLWQVFYWMLTRKRTKWPTSVPVQQCQVEKARLESNGIVVTFITHSTLLIQMGKWNILTDPIWSERAGPFNWLGPKRVAAPGVKFEDLPPIDIVLVSHNHYDHMDLPTLRLLEKHHKPLFYVPMGNKSFLEREGLAQVRELDWWEEIAFSEHETLIFVPAQHFSSRSLGDRNRTLWGGFVLKGIDQVIYFAGDSGYGKHFKEIATRCGNPTLACLPIGAYKPRWLMQSIHLSPQEAVQAHLDLNAKQSLAIHFGTFPLADEGIDEPVKSLHIAMHAHQLPIDQFWTLKPGESKKVN
- a CDS encoding 3-deoxy-D-manno-octulosonic acid transferase, with the translated sequence MNRLLIIVYEICLWILALIAIPRMLYYFFVHKKYHQSLLLRLGFNYPNIEKNEQPLIWIHAVSVGETKAIVSLARELKLSYPTSRLVVSSVTETGQAEAKRSLPFADFHVFLPFDFYWLVRRIIRKASPQLVILCESDFWFNFLRCAKKQGASLALVNGKMSSESEARFCKIPFFSRMLFNLFDILCVQNELYRKRFLQVGAATEKLKVTGNLKLDDEYPRLSDAEVREWREKLGISPNQVVLTVGSSHYPEEQLILDLAKDIWNRFPQLKVILVPRHPERFKEVATLLENEPLEWISFTDINRRTGKEQIILIDAMGMLRMCYQLSDIALVAGSFTTKVGGHNILEPCWYGKPVLFGPSMYSQLELVDLIQQAQAGMQVTQEQLGKTLEEWLMSDSLRHEIGHNGLRLIQNLKGSTKRTLNAIEPILCKIK